GGtagagaaaatgagaaggagagtagagaaaaatatgaaaaagagaaataaatgtCAAAAGATAAGacaaggagagagaaagagagagaattggatACTTtgcattttagatattttttaaaaatttaattatggtTGTTTAATTACAAGATATAAAATGTCACTATTTCTTGACTTTAAAAGGTATTGATAAATGGAAGAGGCTATTGTATTTAAATCAAATCACAGGAGTATAAAGTGTTATTAGATTTAAATCTTAAATGGATTTATAGGTTGAAAACATTTTTGGCCATATAAAAGCTTATATGTTGAGCCAAAAGTGTAAATCTAATCGAGCTCAAATAAGAATTATATGTTTTAAGTTTGAGTATCCACTACATTTGAGTATGATATAAGGATAAATGgctaatattatatatactaaTGATGAATCATCAAGAGTTATATATGTAATagattgtttaatattttttttttggagaattttaaatttttggtggTTCCAAATGTGCCCATGAACTATGCAATAACACTTGACCAATAAGTGATACACACGTGTGTTGACTAGATAATTTTCTAACATTTCCTCAACTTCCTCCCTTTTTCTTcgacattttcattatttttagtgTCTTCTCAATTCCATTACTTTCTTTGGCAACTTCTCCTCAATTCCCTCTCTTTATCATGTGTTTCCTTAACTCCTTGGCTCTTTTCGAGGACTCCAGATCTGCTGTCCCAATTTGGTGTCCTCTTTCTTGTACAGCCAATCAAAAACAGCCACATCACCCATCATCAAATAGTCACTTttgcaaaaaatattataaaattaaacaaaaaaattataaatgatatatgtgttggttatatatatattattatttgattttataatttttttgtttgcttttataatatttttacaaaaatgacTATTTAATGATGGGTGATGTGGTTGTTTTTGATTGACTGGATAAGGAAGGGGACACTAAATTGGGATAGCAGATCTGGGTTCCTCTTCGAGTTgcattctttctcttttcagAAAAAAATTGTCACCTCAGCTCGTGTGTCACTTCTTGTCTAGATGTTTAAACGAGTAATATTACATGATTGTTGTGTGTGGTGCTGGTAATACCGTGTCAAACCAACAATTTTAACGCTAACATTCCTTGACAAGGATTTATGAAACcattgtttatttaaaaaataataataaaatgtgcCAATAGTCAAATAGAACGTTAGCGCGGTACAGATAAGATAATTGCGTGTCAACTTGTGGTTCAATTTGATCACCTTCACCTCAATGAAATTTCCGGGGAAGTCCGCTCGTCAAAGGAGTAATTTTCTTCAAACCGCATTGCTTGTCCAAGGTTCTATGCTCTTTGACTTCTTCAAACCCGCGTTTAAGCTTCTAAACAATTTGGGTGTTGGTTTTATAcctatgcatgtatatatatatgcgcgcgCACAGAATATGCAGGATTGCTAATCTACGAAAACTAAGACAGTGACGgagaagatttaagagagattTGGCTTTGTGGGGAGATATGTATGTGACCAGGCTTCTTTCCCGCTGCCTAAGATCTCCCGAGTATCTTTCTTTGCCACCAGAAGGCCCGAATTCGGGCTACCTAGTGCTACAAGATGAAGAATCCGAGACTACTACATGTTTCGGGTTGTGCAAGAAACGATCTCTGTCAGATCTGCCTTTCCCTCAGAACAAGGACCTAACTATTCGATACTCATCCGGGTCTGGAGATAACAGTCAGGTTTCTCATTACGACATCGCGCTTATTCCTGTTCTTAATCAGCCATTGTCTTCCAACCGATACTATGCAATGAAGCCACATGGATCACACAAGGGGTATGTGCACTTTTACTTGATCAACTTCATTTCAGTACTCTAGAATGGATTGAGCCttttatattgtttttcttCCCATGCTCATTAGATCAAATAACAAGAATTATAGAATACTAATGAGCTATAGAATTCATGTAGGTAACTCCATATAGTGAGCTAGAaacttggtatgttgttgttgaACTCAGGGATGCAGTGTATGCATCCAGACTCCACTGGCTAGTTCAAGCCAGTGGTGCTATAACCCTTgacacaaaaaacaaaagaaggtGTTCATGGATTGAAACTTCAATACTTATATTGTCTACCAGCGTGGATTGCCATGGATTGTAATGCCCGAGCAGAGAGCTCTGCCAGAGCACCATGCAACTAGAGGCAGGCATATCTTCTAAACAAGTTTCAGGAAATAATTTTGTGGATTAACAATCTAATGACCTGAACTAACTTTGTACTTGTTGAAATTTGTTCGATTCGTTGTTGTTTCCCTAATTGGTACTGTTCATAATTTGTTTCGATAGGGAAGCATATGCTTGTTCGACGGAGAACAATATGAGTACCTGTTGCTTCTGTAAATGCATTAAAGATGTAAAACCAAGGCCACTTGATCCTAATGACATATACCAACAATTTGATATTGGTCCTTACGAAGGAGCATGCAATGCTCGCGGCTTGTTTACTGCCACATCGATAGCACCAGATGGATTCCCTCCATACTTCATGCGAAGAAAAGGGTGGGAAATTTACACCGGAACCCCTAAAAACTACAAACTAGGTGAAGCACTGGGCGTTGACAATGGCCTTCGAAGCAGACTTCCAGATTTCAATTTCCCACCACACTATAAAACTTCAGGAGCAATTGTTGTGGGTAAATGGTACTGTCCTTTCATGTTTATCAGAGATGGGAACTTGAAAGATCAGATGAAGAGATCAATGTTTTACGAGATGACACTCGAGCAACGATGGGAGCAGATATTTGCCTGTGAAAACGATTCTAGCCGGGGCAATGCAGTGACTGTGGATGCTACGGTGCAAATAGAAACGGCCTTTATAGAGGGCAAGGAAGCGACACGGGATGAAAGTAATGAGGCCAATGGGGTGGTCTGGTTCCAGAGCTTTGGTGCCGGAGGAGAAACAAGTATTGGGTTGAGTTCACTGATCGTTTACAGAATGAGATGGGAGCAACAGAGAGCTGGGTGGACTAGCAGCGGAACAGGGTTGGTGAGAGTGAGTAGAACAGAGGAATTTGCAGGGTCTGGTGGGTGGAAGAAGTATGGTTGCTATTTGTTGGTTGAGAGGTTTGTGTTGAAGAGAATGGATGGAAGTTTGTCACTGGCCTGTGATTTCAAGCATACCCACGTGGTTAGGAGCAAATGGGAATGAGCTTGCTGCACCATCATGATGCCTTTGTATTTGCTTTTATGTTCTTTCGTTTCATTCGATCAGTTGTGAGCTTTGTAGAAATAATATTCTGATGATGTTTTTATGTAAATGTTGTCCTACTTGTATTGCTGGCGTATCAAACACTTCGACTTGTTAGCATGcctttaatatatgttgaaaatgCTCAAATGATGTGTTTGACACTCTCCCTTGTATTGATTCTCTGAAAACCAACAAATAAGGGCCTTGTTTTATTgtcttttcaattttctaactTCACAATTacatgtttcttttattttctcacGTCttgattttatgttttgttcgattttcatactttttatatttctattctTCAACTCTTTAAATATTAacaggattataaaaataaaaatgatttgactataaattaattattaattagattTGAATTATTCATTTGAAATCTTTACttgtaaattttaaatgcatatttgtgactttaaaatataattttcaacaCAATATTATGgcatcaaaaatataaataattattttattaattaaaacatTTCGATCATGTCTTGGTCTaccttttgaaaaatattatgttcTTATATTCATGTTTCATAATATATTgtcacaaataaatttttagttttaattaatgttaaatccCGTGTTGCGGGAGATTTAATCACAATAGATGATTTCAATAATCAACTATGAaagttaattgattataatcaaatcaaatactaaaaaatcatataaataacattttattatagaTTGTTACTCAAACTTTTAAAAACAACATAACCAATcaagattttgaaaaacttaaactcaaaattttgaaaaacttaaaCTCATGCATCGTAATTGCAGTAGATGATTTCGATAGTCAtctatgaaaattaattaaaaataatcaaagcaAATACTAAAAcatcatataaataacattttattaaagatttTTACTGAAACTTTAAAAAACAACATACAAATCCAAATGAGAATGAATAATgctattgaaatttaatttctacaatgaaaacaaaacttcaaaaatatatatattctgatgTGAAAAAAAAAGCATTTTGAACTTGTAGTGATtaatgagtaattaattaatgttaattaatGAATACTTAAACTGATTACTTAATTACTTTTCATAAAGTAATAACTTTACAACAgctaataaacaaaaaaataagtcTATAGTGCATCCCACTTTTCACTTTTTCAGtgacataattaattattgaccTTATCAAAGAATCTTTTGTTACCGGcaaatcttaatttattatgattctTGATAAATTGAGACTTGCTTCTTTCCAAGGTTATATAAATTGTAAGAGAcctcaaattttattaaatatcctaATAAGgtgattttttttcatttaaaacaacGGTAAATGAgtctattaaaaataaagtgtgGTGAATACCATTTTGATTGTAAAATTAGTAATGTAAATAGACGACTTGAGAAGTGTGTTTTCTTACAAATGACTAAAAAgtttaggctgcgttctctttgttgtttttaaattatttttagtttttaattttctaaaataataaaaacgcgttctctttactatttttaaaaatatatttttaaaaataaaaaaaaaattataaagaaaacttaaaacaacaaaaaattgttttgagtgttttcatccaaaataaactcaaaactcaaaacacatttatttatttatattttattattataataggaaaaatattacaaaattcattaactttaaaatatatatattttttaataatatattaacattgaatatttataatttactgaatagtcaaatttattgaataaaatatcattaaaaaattattttcaaaatttcaaaaagaacacgttttctaattttttattttgagaaataattttttaaaataacaaagagaacgcgttttcaattttctgaaaatagactatcaaaacagaaaactgaaaatgaattcaaaactcaaaattaaaaattgaaaaacaaagagaacgcaaccttatttTTTGTACATGAATGAATAGTTAACACATTAAGATAGTATTTATCCATAAAGTCCAAAATAAATTATCCGACGGGGAtagggataaatttatcttaaaaattcaagataagaagtcatgtaatttttttttaaaaaatttaacaaatacaatagaaaGTATTTTTATCTGtgatgtttttcatatttcacatttttttatctatatattggttaacaaacacttcCTAAATAGGTTGTCATATTTTTTAGCAATTAAACATCATGCTAAGTATGAAAGtgattcaaataaatattttaatctaataataatggtttttgaaaagtttttctTAGAGcagttttttaaatatttaataaagtaTGATAATTTAAACTAAACATGTAGCAtctcaaaaatttggagacaagtaaaaataattaatttggatattGTGGATATCTTggaatatttaggaattttgagaaatatttatttatgatatttaaaaaaaaaaggaaattaaggtgattaactaaattaattgaaagtagttatgaaaataataaaataaaatatagtaataacaataataataataatagtaataataagaaagtaaatcaaattaacttaaattaaattaattgcttactatatatatatatatatttatatgtgtgtatgcatgGCGTGGCCTTGTCTTGGCCATGTCTTTTTATGGCTTTAATGCCATTGAGTTGAGTGCAATGAGATAAGCTTGGGCAGTAAAGTGGGAAGAGCAGCGCGcggggaaggaaagaaagaagaagaagaagaagaagaggaagaggaagaagaagaagaagaaaggaaagaagaaagggaggagaagaaggaaagaaagaggaagaagcagcGCGAGCAGGGAGCAGCGGGCGcggggaggaggagaagaaaggaagaagaagaagaagaaaaggaaggaaaggaagaaaagagaggaaagaaaaggaaataaggaaaaataaaaggattttggaatttttggcattggaagtgatcaggtacgtgggtaaaaatttgtagaagcatgatatgtgtaaattataaattttgcgcgattagaaataattaatttacgtTCCGgatgtgttatttgttaggaagtgatttaattcgcatcgggagcacaagagaggctgaaatcaaccattttcaggcaagctcctaaccctctcttcgcgttatttatttcccttgaaagtctttgaggtttcttctactctaaaccct
The sequence above is a segment of the Diospyros lotus cultivar Yz01 chromosome 7, ASM1463336v1, whole genome shotgun sequence genome. Coding sequences within it:
- the LOC127806661 gene encoding uncharacterized protein LOC127806661, with protein sequence MYVTRLLSRCLRSPEYLSLPPEGPNSGYLVLQDEESETTTCFGLCKKRSLSDLPFPQNKDLTIRYSSGSGDNSQVSHYDIALIPVLNQPLSSNRYYAMKPHGSHKGEAYACSTENNMSTCCFCKCIKDVKPRPLDPNDIYQQFDIGPYEGACNARGLFTATSIAPDGFPPYFMRRKGWEIYTGTPKNYKLGEALGVDNGLRSRLPDFNFPPHYKTSGAIVVGKWYCPFMFIRDGNLKDQMKRSMFYEMTLEQRWEQIFACENDSSRGNAVTVDATVQIETAFIEGKEATRDESNEANGVVWFQSFGAGGETSIGLSSLIVYRMRWEQQRAGWTSSGTGLVRVSRTEEFAGSGGWKKYGCYLLVERFVLKRMDGSLSLACDFKHTHVVRSKWE